One window from the genome of Helicoverpa zea isolate HzStark_Cry1AcR chromosome 6, ilHelZeax1.1, whole genome shotgun sequence encodes:
- the LOC124631307 gene encoding sorting nexin-29-like isoform X1 has translation MNSKILNTIANAIDNREELKKRIENGKIIHQELQNCVQSCLSRFGGKSELATEDDIRIAQLCEKWEKLLSHGIRTNLSNSAIQNLVTAGLNFTFNIVNVGNSLWSYTCLHLTKHEKERFKILTNINTPLGYFRAFLRAALNERSLDRYLQSWVAHGLLMEYYEEGALVRDPDTSQLLPSTAAGLSTVLFALSIDRPELNDSQQANYSSKAEHVIPLPMPVKSSSNLKRKPLRQVISFDKNEQKNTMVNKRKSLGAAEQVDNSAWNSAPATCLNSPDPKIVAQAASSSEPTSSEYKSSLRHFFPDSVKGIDSPSQILSKLSECAKEIFSSSNSIDVNNVIKDDVSEISVNNLKISESDSEEVAGSIDGSTSCLELCFTEDESVPEDKTFNSVLDNKEKEYLNLQMKFTQMELASKEKIKKLENVVLDLSKENDRLKEQLRQYMSAVEIGKALKLDGGDSAEVDQYERKLVQVAEMHAELMEFNTYLQQRLKEYESISAMEVLDYPESNVKAHIPSAFLIGKKAHSYHVYQIYLKIGQEEWNVYHRYAKFHELHMQLKKCHPDIATYKFPPKKTLRKRDAHLVEQRRVALQAYLRHILLVLPELRDCTNRTQLITLLPFFGTSSTTKENGLSHALDRQQSNDSIASYNAL, from the exons atg AATAGCAAGATCCTAAACACAATAGCTAATGCTATAGACAATAGAGAGGAATTAAAGAAAAGGATAGAAAATGGTAAAATTATTCATCAAGAATTACAAAATTGTGTACAAAGTTGTTTAAGTCGATTTGGTGGAAAATCTGAACTTGCCACTGAGGATGATATTAG AATAGCACAACTATGTGAAAAATGGGAGAAGCTACTTAGCCACGGCATTAGAACTAATTTATCAAACTCAGCAATTCAAAACTTGGTTACTGCAGGTTTAAACTTCActtttaatattgttaatgtTG GCAATTCTCTATGGAGCTATACTTGTCTACACCTAACAAAACATGAAAAAGAGAGGTTTAAAATTCTTACAAATATCAACACTCCACTTGGATATTTTAGAGCATTTCTTAGAGCTGCTTTAAATGAGAGATCCCTCGACAG ATATCTGCAAAGTTGGGTTGCTCATGGTCTTCTCATGGAATATTATGAAGAAGGTGCTCTTGTGAGAGACCCTGACACTTCACAACTTCTCCCAAGCACAGCAGCAG GTTTATCAACAGTATTGTTTGCATTATCAATAGACAGACCAGAGTTGAATGATTCACAACAAGCTAATTATTCTAGTAAAGCAGAACATGTGATACCATTGCCAATGCCTGTGAAATCATCGAGTAATCTAAAACGGAAACCTTTACGCCAAGTTATATCTTTTGATAAAAATGAACAAAAGAACACAAtggtaaataaaagaaaatcactaGGTGCTGCAGAACAAGTGGATAATTCTGCTTGGAATAGTGCACCAGCTACCTGCCTCAACTCACCGGATCCTAAAATTGTAGCACAAGCAGCCTCAAGTAGTGAGCCCACTAGTTCTGAATACAAGAGCAGTCTCAGACACTTCTTTCCAGACAGTGTGAAAGGCATCGACAGTCCTTCACAAATTCTGTCGAAACTATCAGAATGCGCGAAGGAAATATTCTCCTCATCCAACAGTATTGATGTGAATAACGTAATAAAGGACGATGTTTCTGAGAtaagtgtaaataatttaaagatatCTGAGAGTGACAGtgaagaagtcgcgggcagcaTTGATGGAAGCACTTCATGCTTAGAACTGTGTTTTACAGAAGATGAGAGTGTGCCCGAGGATAAGACATTCAATTCGGTTTTAGATAATAAGGAAAAAGAGTATTTAAACTTACAAATGAAGTTTACACAAATGGAATTAGCTAGTAAGGAGAAAATTAAGAAATTAGAAAATGTAGTATTGGATCTGAGCAA AGAAAATGATCGATTAAAAGAACAGTTGCGCCAGTACATGTCGGCTGTGGAAATAGGGAAAGCTTTAAAACTCGATGGTGGTGATAGCGCCGAAGTTGATCAATATGAAAGAAAGCTAGTGCAG GTGGCTGAAATGCATGCAGAGTTAATGGAGTTTAACACATATCTACAACAGCGACTGAAGGAATACGAGAGTATATCCGCTATGGAGGTGCTCGATTATCCAGAGTCTAATGTAAAGGCTCACATACCTAGCGCATTCCTGATCGGCAAGAAAGCACATTCCTACCATGTTTATCAG atttacttaaaaataggGCAAGAGGAATGGAACGTGTATCACAGATACGCCAAGTTCCACGAACTTCATATGCAGCTGAAGAAATGCCATCCCGATATAGCTACCTATAAGTTTCCACCAAAGAAAACGTTAAGAAAACGG GATGCTCATCTAGTGGAACAGCGGAGAGTGGCGTTACAAGCGTATCTGCGACACATTCTACTCGTATTGCCGGAGCTTAGAGACTGCACCAATCGCACTCAGCTTATCACATTACTACCTTTCTTTGG aACCTCATCTACTACTAAGGAAAATGGTCTGAGTCACGCACTGGACCGCCAGCAATCAAACGATTCTATTGCATCATACAATGCACTATGA
- the LOC124631307 gene encoding sorting nexin-29-like isoform X3 yields the protein MILAQLCEKWEKLLSHGIRTNLSNSAIQNLVTAGLNFTFNIVNVGNSLWSYTCLHLTKHEKERFKILTNINTPLGYFRAFLRAALNERSLDRYLQSWVAHGLLMEYYEEGALVRDPDTSQLLPSTAAGLSTVLFALSIDRPELNDSQQANYSSKAEHVIPLPMPVKSSSNLKRKPLRQVISFDKNEQKNTMVNKRKSLGAAEQVDNSAWNSAPATCLNSPDPKIVAQAASSSEPTSSEYKSSLRHFFPDSVKGIDSPSQILSKLSECAKEIFSSSNSIDVNNVIKDDVSEISVNNLKISESDSEEVAGSIDGSTSCLELCFTEDESVPEDKTFNSVLDNKEKEYLNLQMKFTQMELASKEKIKKLENVVLDLSKENDRLKEQLRQYMSAVEIGKALKLDGGDSAEVDQYERKLVQVAEMHAELMEFNTYLQQRLKEYESISAMEVLDYPESNVKAHIPSAFLIGKKAHSYHVYQIYLKIGQEEWNVYHRYAKFHELHMQLKKCHPDIATYKFPPKKTLRKRDAHLVEQRRVALQAYLRHILLVLPELRDCTNRTQLITLLPFFGTSSTTKENGLSHALDRQQSNDSIASYNAL from the exons ATGATATTAG CACAACTATGTGAAAAATGGGAGAAGCTACTTAGCCACGGCATTAGAACTAATTTATCAAACTCAGCAATTCAAAACTTGGTTACTGCAGGTTTAAACTTCActtttaatattgttaatgtTG GCAATTCTCTATGGAGCTATACTTGTCTACACCTAACAAAACATGAAAAAGAGAGGTTTAAAATTCTTACAAATATCAACACTCCACTTGGATATTTTAGAGCATTTCTTAGAGCTGCTTTAAATGAGAGATCCCTCGACAG ATATCTGCAAAGTTGGGTTGCTCATGGTCTTCTCATGGAATATTATGAAGAAGGTGCTCTTGTGAGAGACCCTGACACTTCACAACTTCTCCCAAGCACAGCAGCAG GTTTATCAACAGTATTGTTTGCATTATCAATAGACAGACCAGAGTTGAATGATTCACAACAAGCTAATTATTCTAGTAAAGCAGAACATGTGATACCATTGCCAATGCCTGTGAAATCATCGAGTAATCTAAAACGGAAACCTTTACGCCAAGTTATATCTTTTGATAAAAATGAACAAAAGAACACAAtggtaaataaaagaaaatcactaGGTGCTGCAGAACAAGTGGATAATTCTGCTTGGAATAGTGCACCAGCTACCTGCCTCAACTCACCGGATCCTAAAATTGTAGCACAAGCAGCCTCAAGTAGTGAGCCCACTAGTTCTGAATACAAGAGCAGTCTCAGACACTTCTTTCCAGACAGTGTGAAAGGCATCGACAGTCCTTCACAAATTCTGTCGAAACTATCAGAATGCGCGAAGGAAATATTCTCCTCATCCAACAGTATTGATGTGAATAACGTAATAAAGGACGATGTTTCTGAGAtaagtgtaaataatttaaagatatCTGAGAGTGACAGtgaagaagtcgcgggcagcaTTGATGGAAGCACTTCATGCTTAGAACTGTGTTTTACAGAAGATGAGAGTGTGCCCGAGGATAAGACATTCAATTCGGTTTTAGATAATAAGGAAAAAGAGTATTTAAACTTACAAATGAAGTTTACACAAATGGAATTAGCTAGTAAGGAGAAAATTAAGAAATTAGAAAATGTAGTATTGGATCTGAGCAA AGAAAATGATCGATTAAAAGAACAGTTGCGCCAGTACATGTCGGCTGTGGAAATAGGGAAAGCTTTAAAACTCGATGGTGGTGATAGCGCCGAAGTTGATCAATATGAAAGAAAGCTAGTGCAG GTGGCTGAAATGCATGCAGAGTTAATGGAGTTTAACACATATCTACAACAGCGACTGAAGGAATACGAGAGTATATCCGCTATGGAGGTGCTCGATTATCCAGAGTCTAATGTAAAGGCTCACATACCTAGCGCATTCCTGATCGGCAAGAAAGCACATTCCTACCATGTTTATCAG atttacttaaaaataggGCAAGAGGAATGGAACGTGTATCACAGATACGCCAAGTTCCACGAACTTCATATGCAGCTGAAGAAATGCCATCCCGATATAGCTACCTATAAGTTTCCACCAAAGAAAACGTTAAGAAAACGG GATGCTCATCTAGTGGAACAGCGGAGAGTGGCGTTACAAGCGTATCTGCGACACATTCTACTCGTATTGCCGGAGCTTAGAGACTGCACCAATCGCACTCAGCTTATCACATTACTACCTTTCTTTGG aACCTCATCTACTACTAAGGAAAATGGTCTGAGTCACGCACTGGACCGCCAGCAATCAAACGATTCTATTGCATCATACAATGCACTATGA
- the LOC124631307 gene encoding sorting nexin-29-like isoform X2, with protein sequence MNSKILNTIANAIDNREELKKRIENGKIIHQELQNCVQSCLSRFGGKSELATEDDIRIAQLCEKWEKLLSHGIRTNLSNSAIQNLVTAGNSLWSYTCLHLTKHEKERFKILTNINTPLGYFRAFLRAALNERSLDRYLQSWVAHGLLMEYYEEGALVRDPDTSQLLPSTAAGLSTVLFALSIDRPELNDSQQANYSSKAEHVIPLPMPVKSSSNLKRKPLRQVISFDKNEQKNTMVNKRKSLGAAEQVDNSAWNSAPATCLNSPDPKIVAQAASSSEPTSSEYKSSLRHFFPDSVKGIDSPSQILSKLSECAKEIFSSSNSIDVNNVIKDDVSEISVNNLKISESDSEEVAGSIDGSTSCLELCFTEDESVPEDKTFNSVLDNKEKEYLNLQMKFTQMELASKEKIKKLENVVLDLSKENDRLKEQLRQYMSAVEIGKALKLDGGDSAEVDQYERKLVQVAEMHAELMEFNTYLQQRLKEYESISAMEVLDYPESNVKAHIPSAFLIGKKAHSYHVYQIYLKIGQEEWNVYHRYAKFHELHMQLKKCHPDIATYKFPPKKTLRKRDAHLVEQRRVALQAYLRHILLVLPELRDCTNRTQLITLLPFFGTSSTTKENGLSHALDRQQSNDSIASYNAL encoded by the exons atg AATAGCAAGATCCTAAACACAATAGCTAATGCTATAGACAATAGAGAGGAATTAAAGAAAAGGATAGAAAATGGTAAAATTATTCATCAAGAATTACAAAATTGTGTACAAAGTTGTTTAAGTCGATTTGGTGGAAAATCTGAACTTGCCACTGAGGATGATATTAG AATAGCACAACTATGTGAAAAATGGGAGAAGCTACTTAGCCACGGCATTAGAACTAATTTATCAAACTCAGCAATTCAAAACTTGGTTACTGCAG GCAATTCTCTATGGAGCTATACTTGTCTACACCTAACAAAACATGAAAAAGAGAGGTTTAAAATTCTTACAAATATCAACACTCCACTTGGATATTTTAGAGCATTTCTTAGAGCTGCTTTAAATGAGAGATCCCTCGACAG ATATCTGCAAAGTTGGGTTGCTCATGGTCTTCTCATGGAATATTATGAAGAAGGTGCTCTTGTGAGAGACCCTGACACTTCACAACTTCTCCCAAGCACAGCAGCAG GTTTATCAACAGTATTGTTTGCATTATCAATAGACAGACCAGAGTTGAATGATTCACAACAAGCTAATTATTCTAGTAAAGCAGAACATGTGATACCATTGCCAATGCCTGTGAAATCATCGAGTAATCTAAAACGGAAACCTTTACGCCAAGTTATATCTTTTGATAAAAATGAACAAAAGAACACAAtggtaaataaaagaaaatcactaGGTGCTGCAGAACAAGTGGATAATTCTGCTTGGAATAGTGCACCAGCTACCTGCCTCAACTCACCGGATCCTAAAATTGTAGCACAAGCAGCCTCAAGTAGTGAGCCCACTAGTTCTGAATACAAGAGCAGTCTCAGACACTTCTTTCCAGACAGTGTGAAAGGCATCGACAGTCCTTCACAAATTCTGTCGAAACTATCAGAATGCGCGAAGGAAATATTCTCCTCATCCAACAGTATTGATGTGAATAACGTAATAAAGGACGATGTTTCTGAGAtaagtgtaaataatttaaagatatCTGAGAGTGACAGtgaagaagtcgcgggcagcaTTGATGGAAGCACTTCATGCTTAGAACTGTGTTTTACAGAAGATGAGAGTGTGCCCGAGGATAAGACATTCAATTCGGTTTTAGATAATAAGGAAAAAGAGTATTTAAACTTACAAATGAAGTTTACACAAATGGAATTAGCTAGTAAGGAGAAAATTAAGAAATTAGAAAATGTAGTATTGGATCTGAGCAA AGAAAATGATCGATTAAAAGAACAGTTGCGCCAGTACATGTCGGCTGTGGAAATAGGGAAAGCTTTAAAACTCGATGGTGGTGATAGCGCCGAAGTTGATCAATATGAAAGAAAGCTAGTGCAG GTGGCTGAAATGCATGCAGAGTTAATGGAGTTTAACACATATCTACAACAGCGACTGAAGGAATACGAGAGTATATCCGCTATGGAGGTGCTCGATTATCCAGAGTCTAATGTAAAGGCTCACATACCTAGCGCATTCCTGATCGGCAAGAAAGCACATTCCTACCATGTTTATCAG atttacttaaaaataggGCAAGAGGAATGGAACGTGTATCACAGATACGCCAAGTTCCACGAACTTCATATGCAGCTGAAGAAATGCCATCCCGATATAGCTACCTATAAGTTTCCACCAAAGAAAACGTTAAGAAAACGG GATGCTCATCTAGTGGAACAGCGGAGAGTGGCGTTACAAGCGTATCTGCGACACATTCTACTCGTATTGCCGGAGCTTAGAGACTGCACCAATCGCACTCAGCTTATCACATTACTACCTTTCTTTGG aACCTCATCTACTACTAAGGAAAATGGTCTGAGTCACGCACTGGACCGCCAGCAATCAAACGATTCTATTGCATCATACAATGCACTATGA